A stretch of the Chitinophaga sp. Cy-1792 genome encodes the following:
- a CDS encoding succinate dehydrogenase/fumarate reductase iron-sulfur subunit produces MEHYNMNLTLKVWRQKNKDDRGGFETIPAKNISSEMSFLEMFDVVNEELINEGKEPIAFDHDCREGICGMCSMHINGRAHGPWDGTTTCQLHMRAFKDGDTITVEPWRAGAFPVVKDLTVDRSAFDRIIEAGGYVSVNTGNAQDANNIPIEKHKADLAFAAAACIGCGACVAACKNSSAMLFVSAKVSQLALLPQGQPEKRTRALNMLAQMDKEGFGSCTNTGACEAECPKEISLTNIARLNREFIAAGFTSEK; encoded by the coding sequence ATGGAACATTATAACATGAACCTCACATTAAAAGTGTGGAGGCAGAAAAATAAAGATGATCGTGGTGGATTCGAAACTATTCCAGCTAAAAACATTTCTTCTGAAATGTCATTCCTGGAAATGTTCGACGTGGTAAACGAAGAATTGATCAACGAGGGTAAAGAACCAATCGCATTTGACCACGACTGCCGCGAAGGTATCTGTGGTATGTGCTCTATGCACATCAATGGCCGTGCACACGGTCCGTGGGATGGTACTACTACCTGTCAGCTGCATATGCGTGCGTTCAAAGATGGTGATACCATCACCGTTGAACCATGGAGAGCAGGCGCTTTCCCTGTAGTGAAAGACCTGACTGTAGATCGTTCTGCTTTTGATCGTATCATCGAAGCAGGTGGTTACGTTTCTGTAAACACCGGTAACGCTCAGGATGCCAACAATATTCCTATCGAGAAACATAAAGCTGACCTGGCCTTCGCCGCTGCTGCATGTATCGGTTGTGGCGCCTGCGTTGCTGCCTGCAAAAACTCTTCTGCAATGCTCTTCGTATCTGCAAAAGTTTCTCAGCTGGCACTGCTGCCTCAGGGTCAGCCGGAAAAAAGAACACGTGCCCTCAATATGCTGGCACAAATGGACAAGGAAGGATTCGGTAGCTGTACCAACACTGGTGCCTGCGAAGCAGAATGTCCAAAAGAAATCTCTCTCACCAATATCGCCCGCCTCAACCGCGAGTTTATCGCAGCTGGCTTTACTTCTGAGAAATAA
- a CDS encoding Gfo/Idh/MocA family protein, translated as MSEHSRRKFIKHLGGTAALIGAGSLAALAHEQDYTHILQPEKRISANDKIRVACVGMGIMGFGDVNTAIKVPGVEFVAAADLYEGHLTRVKEVYGPQVTTVRDYRELLHRKDIDAIIVATPDFWHDTISIAAMEAGKAVYCEKPMVQQIAEGHQVIATQQRTKAVFQVGSQRVSSVALAEARKRYLAGEIGQLNVVEARYDRHNALGAWQYSIPPDANPKTVDFDTYLKDTAKVPFDAKKFFRWRNYQAYGTGAPGDLFVHLISGLHYITGSVGPERVYASGNLVQWKDGRDVPDVIMAIFDYPETATHPAFQMTLRVNFADGSGGGEYTRFIGTDGVLELGGNSFNIKKHKLPEAPGYGGWDTYNTFPAAIQKEFVTQYNKQYGSASSQARVETSSFAAPQGYDDRLDHFHNFFEAMRTGKTVVEDATFGLRAAGPALLTNESYFSKKVLNWDPVQMKIV; from the coding sequence ATGTCAGAACATTCCCGCAGAAAATTTATAAAACATCTCGGCGGCACCGCTGCCTTAATAGGTGCAGGCTCCCTCGCTGCACTCGCCCATGAACAGGATTATACCCATATCCTGCAACCCGAAAAGAGAATCTCCGCCAACGATAAAATCCGCGTAGCATGTGTAGGAATGGGCATTATGGGTTTCGGAGATGTCAACACGGCTATTAAGGTTCCCGGCGTGGAATTCGTTGCCGCTGCTGATCTCTATGAAGGCCACCTTACCCGTGTAAAGGAAGTCTATGGCCCGCAGGTTACCACTGTCCGCGATTACCGCGAACTGCTGCATCGAAAAGACATCGATGCTATTATCGTGGCCACGCCCGATTTCTGGCATGATACGATCTCCATCGCTGCGATGGAAGCTGGAAAGGCCGTATACTGTGAGAAGCCAATGGTACAGCAGATAGCTGAGGGCCATCAGGTTATTGCCACGCAACAGCGTACCAAAGCGGTTTTCCAGGTAGGAAGCCAGCGAGTGAGCAGCGTAGCCCTGGCAGAAGCCCGCAAACGCTATCTGGCCGGCGAAATCGGTCAGCTGAATGTGGTGGAAGCCCGCTACGACAGGCATAATGCCCTCGGTGCCTGGCAGTATTCCATCCCGCCTGATGCCAATCCTAAAACAGTAGATTTTGATACCTACCTGAAAGACACCGCCAAAGTGCCTTTTGATGCGAAGAAATTCTTCCGCTGGAGAAATTATCAGGCCTATGGTACAGGCGCTCCCGGTGATCTCTTCGTACATCTTATCTCCGGATTACACTATATCACCGGCTCTGTTGGCCCTGAACGCGTATATGCCAGCGGTAACCTGGTACAGTGGAAAGATGGCAGAGACGTACCGGACGTGATCATGGCCATATTCGACTATCCTGAAACGGCAACTCATCCCGCATTCCAGATGACACTGCGCGTAAACTTCGCTGACGGCAGCGGTGGTGGTGAATATACCCGCTTCATCGGTACGGATGGCGTACTCGAGTTAGGCGGTAATTCATTCAATATTAAAAAACATAAACTCCCGGAAGCGCCTGGTTATGGCGGATGGGATACCTATAATACTTTCCCGGCGGCTATCCAGAAGGAGTTTGTCACCCAGTACAACAAGCAGTACGGCTCCGCTTCTTCACAGGCCAGAGTGGAAACCTCCAGCTTTGCAGCACCGCAAGGCTACGACGACCGCCTGGATCATTTCCATAACTTCTTTGAAGCGATGCGCACCGGCAAAACGGTGGTAGAGGATGCTACCTTCGGGCTCCGTGCTGCCGGCCCGGCCCTGCTTACCAATGAGAGCTACTTTAGCAAAAAGGTGCTCAACTGGGACCCTGTACAGATGAAAATAGTATAG